GCTACTACAATCTTGTCTCCAATACTTGCGTAACGTTTTCTTGTTCCTCCTAAAACTCTAATCACTAAAACTTCTTTTGCTCCAGTGTTATCTGCGACTTTTAATCTTGATTCTGTCTGTAACATATTATTTAGCTCTTTCTAGGATTTCTACTAATCTCCAACGTTTAGATTTACTCATAGGTCTTGTTTCCATGATCCTAACAGTATCTCCTTCGTTGCAATCATTCTGTTCGTCGTGTGCAACATACTTTTTCGTTTTTAATACGAATTTACCGTACATTGGGTGCTTAACTCTTTTAGTTTCTGCAACAACAATAGATTTTTCCATTTTGTTACTAGAAAC
The nucleotide sequence above comes from Polaribacter butkevichii. Encoded proteins:
- the rpsQ gene encoding 30S ribosomal protein S17; translated protein: MEKRNLRKERIGVVSSNKMEKSIVVAETKRVKHPMYGKFVLKTKKYVAHDEQNDCNEGDTVRIMETRPMSKSKRWRLVEILERAK